One Paraburkholderia caffeinilytica DNA segment encodes these proteins:
- the hpaD gene encoding 3,4-dihydroxyphenylacetate 2,3-dioxygenase, whose protein sequence is MGKLALAAKVTHVPSLYLSELDGPHKGCRQAAIDGHHEIGRRCRELGVDTIVVFDVHWLVNSEYHINCAPKFEGVYTSNELPHFIKNMPYAYPGNVGLGDLIAEVANEMGVKSRAHSETTLELEYGTLVPMRYMNSDQHFRTVSVAGWCMWHDLETSSRFGLAVRKAIEERYDGTVAILASGSLSHHFANNGTAEQFMHKVWSPFLEQMDRKVVELWEAGDWKTFCEMLPLYNEKCWGEGGMHDTAMLLGALGWDRYDGKVEVVTPYFGSSGTGQINAIFPVTPLPA, encoded by the coding sequence ATGGGCAAACTCGCGTTGGCAGCAAAAGTCACTCACGTGCCGTCGTTATATCTATCGGAGCTCGACGGTCCGCATAAGGGCTGCCGTCAAGCCGCCATCGACGGCCACCATGAAATCGGCAGGCGCTGCCGCGAATTGGGCGTGGATACGATCGTCGTCTTCGACGTGCATTGGCTGGTGAACAGCGAATACCACATCAATTGCGCGCCGAAATTCGAGGGCGTCTATACGAGCAACGAACTGCCGCATTTCATCAAGAACATGCCGTACGCGTATCCCGGCAATGTCGGACTCGGCGATCTGATCGCGGAAGTTGCGAATGAGATGGGCGTGAAGAGCCGCGCGCACAGCGAAACCACGCTCGAACTCGAGTACGGCACGCTGGTGCCGATGCGCTATATGAATAGCGACCAGCACTTCAGGACCGTCTCGGTAGCCGGCTGGTGCATGTGGCACGACCTCGAAACCAGCTCGCGCTTCGGCCTCGCGGTACGCAAGGCCATCGAGGAACGTTATGACGGCACCGTGGCGATTCTGGCGAGCGGTTCGTTAAGCCACCACTTCGCCAACAACGGCACTGCCGAGCAGTTCATGCACAAGGTGTGGAGCCCGTTCCTCGAACAGATGGATCGCAAGGTGGTCGAGTTGTGGGAGGCAGGCGACTGGAAAACCTTCTGCGAGATGCTGCCGCTTTACAACGAGAAATGCTGGGGCGAAGGCGGCATGCACGACACCGCGATGCTGCTCGGCGCGCTCGGTTGGGATCGTTACGACGGCAAGGTTGAAGTCGTCACGCCCTATTTCGGCAGTTCGGGCACCGGCCAGATCAATGCGATCTTCCCCGTGACGCCCCTGCCCGCTTAA
- a CDS encoding 5-carboxymethyl-2-hydroxymuconate Delta-isomerase translates to MPHLTLEYSANLADEANIGQLCTSLAACLDAQRENGQRVFPLGGIRVRALRCEQYCVADGRPGAAFLHANLKIAAGRSDAAKKATGDALFEAIKQHFAAEFEQHGLALSLEINEFSEAGTWKHNNLHARLKT, encoded by the coding sequence ATGCCCCATTTGACACTCGAGTACAGCGCCAATCTTGCTGATGAAGCAAACATTGGGCAGCTTTGCACATCGCTCGCGGCTTGCCTTGACGCACAGCGCGAGAACGGCCAACGCGTTTTTCCGCTCGGCGGCATCCGCGTACGCGCCTTGCGCTGCGAGCAGTACTGCGTTGCCGACGGCCGGCCCGGCGCCGCCTTCCTGCATGCGAACCTGAAGATCGCCGCAGGCCGCTCGGACGCCGCTAAAAAGGCGACCGGCGACGCGCTGTTTGAAGCGATCAAACAGCACTTCGCCGCCGAGTTTGAACAACACGGCCTGGCGCTATCGCTGGAGATCAATGAATTCAGCGAAGCGGGCACGTGGAAACACAACAATTTGCACGCGCGACTGAAGACCTGA
- the hpaH gene encoding 2-oxo-hept-4-ene-1,7-dioate hydratase, with amino-acid sequence MLDEQTIRDLAAQLDNAEKTRTQLRHFSAKYPEMTVQDGYAIQREWVKLKLAEGHVIKGRKIGLTSRAMQRSSQIDEPDYAPLLDSMFIESGQDIRADRFIAPRVEVELAFVLSKPLKGPGVTLFDVLDATAYVTPAVEIIDARIEQFDRETKAPRKVYDTISDFAANAGIVLGGRPVRPLDVDLRWVGALLYKNGAVEESGLAAAVLNHPATGVAWLANKIAPYDEVLNANDVILSGSFTSPIPARAGDTFHVDYGPLGGIGLNFI; translated from the coding sequence ATGCTAGACGAACAGACAATCCGCGATCTCGCGGCGCAACTCGACAACGCCGAGAAAACGCGCACCCAGTTGCGCCACTTTTCGGCCAAGTATCCGGAGATGACCGTACAGGACGGTTATGCGATCCAACGCGAGTGGGTGAAGCTCAAACTAGCCGAGGGCCATGTGATCAAGGGCCGCAAGATCGGCCTGACGTCGCGCGCGATGCAGCGTTCGTCGCAGATCGACGAACCCGACTATGCGCCGCTGCTCGACAGCATGTTCATCGAAAGCGGCCAGGACATCCGCGCCGACCGTTTCATTGCGCCGCGAGTGGAAGTCGAACTGGCTTTCGTGTTGAGCAAACCGTTGAAGGGTCCGGGCGTCACATTATTCGACGTTCTGGACGCCACGGCTTACGTGACCCCCGCCGTGGAGATTATCGACGCACGCATCGAACAATTCGACCGCGAGACGAAGGCGCCGCGCAAGGTCTACGACACCATCTCGGACTTCGCAGCCAATGCCGGCATCGTATTGGGTGGCCGTCCGGTGCGGCCGCTGGACGTCGACCTTCGCTGGGTTGGCGCTTTGCTTTACAAGAACGGCGCCGTGGAAGAAAGTGGACTCGCTGCCGCGGTGCTGAATCACCCGGCGACGGGCGTTGCCTGGCTCGCCAACAAGATTGCCCCATACGACGAAGTGCTGAACGCAAACGACGTGATTCTGAGCGGCTCCTTCACGAGCCCGATTCCGGCGCGAGCGGGCGACACGTTCCATGTCGACTATGGTCCGCTCGGCGGCATTGGTTTGAATTTCATTTGA
- the hpaI gene encoding 4-hydroxy-2-oxoheptanedioate aldolase, producing the protein MSLPQNTFKRALAEGKPQFGLWAALADAYVTELLATAGFDWLLIDNEHAPNDVRSTLAQLQAVAAYASHPVVRPVRSDSALIKQLLDIGAQTLLLPMIDTADQATEAVAATRYPPQGIRGVGSALARASRWNRIPDYLNTAADELCVLVQVETVQGMENLSAIAAVEGVDGVFFGPADLSASMGLLGKPGDASVREAICNGIGKVRNAGKAAGVLAPDSGIAAEYLTAGATFVAVGTDTGLLSRAAADLAAAYKKTAGAAAPAKGGY; encoded by the coding sequence ATGTCTCTACCGCAAAACACATTCAAGCGCGCGCTAGCCGAGGGCAAGCCGCAATTCGGCTTATGGGCGGCGCTTGCCGATGCGTACGTGACCGAACTGCTCGCCACGGCCGGCTTCGACTGGTTGTTGATCGACAACGAGCACGCTCCAAACGATGTCCGCAGCACGCTGGCGCAATTGCAGGCTGTGGCTGCCTACGCATCGCATCCGGTGGTGCGACCGGTGCGCAGCGACAGCGCGCTGATCAAGCAATTGCTCGACATAGGCGCACAGACCTTGTTGCTGCCGATGATCGACACGGCGGACCAGGCCACCGAAGCCGTCGCGGCGACGCGCTACCCGCCGCAGGGCATTCGCGGCGTGGGGAGTGCGTTGGCGCGGGCATCGCGCTGGAACCGGATACCGGACTACCTGAACACGGCGGCAGACGAGTTGTGCGTACTGGTCCAGGTGGAAACCGTGCAGGGGATGGAGAATCTGTCGGCGATTGCTGCGGTGGAAGGTGTTGACGGCGTATTTTTCGGACCCGCGGACCTGAGCGCATCGATGGGCTTGCTGGGCAAGCCGGGGGACGCGAGCGTACGCGAAGCGATTTGCAACGGCATAGGGAAAGTGCGGAACGCGGGCAAAGCAGCGGGCGTGCTTGCACCTGATTCGGGGATAGCCGCCGAATATCTGACGGCGGGCGCAACGTTTGTGGCGGTAGGAACAGACACGGGGTTGTTGAGCCGGGCAGCAGCAGATCTGGCGGCAGCATATAAGAAGACTGCGGGAGCAGCGGCGCCCGCAAAAGGTGGTTATTAG
- a CDS encoding helix-turn-helix transcriptional regulator — MTATTRTQFGDFLRSRRRKLTPDAAGLSGGRRRRTPGLRREEVAELAGIGVDWYVRLEQGRAVSPSEATLDALAQALRLDKAEAAHLRALARRDEAHEFVRESVPPAVERLVASLDLPAYVSGRRWDLLAWNAAAADLFGFDRLAEANRNILIYMFVEPEARRLFAANWSDEARRMIALFRASHDLHAGDPAFVALVERLCANSREFANWWSTHDVRSGVSGQKVIVHAQRGTQRYEYATFQANDDPALKLAIYTPVSADAGASSE, encoded by the coding sequence ATGACCGCCACGACTCGAACCCAGTTCGGCGACTTTCTGCGCTCCCGACGCAGGAAGCTGACACCGGATGCCGCAGGCCTGAGCGGCGGCCGCCGCCGACGTACCCCCGGCCTGCGGCGTGAAGAGGTTGCGGAACTGGCAGGCATCGGTGTCGATTGGTACGTGCGGCTGGAACAGGGGCGCGCCGTCAGCCCTTCGGAGGCGACGCTCGATGCGCTTGCGCAGGCGTTGCGGCTCGACAAGGCCGAAGCAGCCCATCTGCGCGCGCTCGCGCGGCGCGACGAAGCGCATGAGTTCGTGCGGGAGAGCGTGCCGCCCGCCGTCGAGCGGCTCGTCGCAAGTCTCGACCTGCCCGCTTATGTGAGCGGCCGGCGCTGGGACCTCCTCGCGTGGAATGCCGCCGCGGCGGACCTGTTCGGCTTCGATCGCCTCGCCGAAGCGAACCGCAACATCCTGATCTACATGTTCGTAGAGCCCGAAGCGCGGCGGCTCTTCGCTGCGAACTGGTCCGACGAGGCGCGCCGCATGATCGCGCTGTTTCGCGCGAGCCACGATCTCCATGCGGGCGACCCGGCGTTCGTCGCACTGGTGGAGCGCCTGTGCGCAAACAGCCGCGAGTTCGCGAATTGGTGGAGCACGCACGACGTGCGCAGCGGCGTGTCGGGGCAGAAAGTGATCGTGCATGCGCAGCGTGGCACGCAGCGCTACGAGTACGCGACGTTTCAGGCGAACGACGATCCCGCGCTAAAGCTCGCGATCTATACGCCGGTTAGCGCCGATGCCGGCGCCAGCAGCGAGTAA